In bacterium, a single genomic region encodes these proteins:
- a CDS encoding adenylyltransferase/cytidyltransferase family protein, with protein sequence MRISAEDKIVTEEPLKQRLQQARAQGRTIVWTNGVFDILHAGHITYLERAAALGDVLVVGLNTDASVQLNKGPLRPIVPERERARLLAALACVDYVILYGDQSPVELIGRLKPDIYAKGGDYNLDTINQPERRLMERLGGRIELLPGVPGLSTSAIIERILKAYRT encoded by the coding sequence ATGAGAATCAGCGCTGAGGACAAGATCGTCACTGAGGAGCCGCTCAAGCAGCGGCTGCAGCAGGCGCGGGCCCAGGGCCGCACCATCGTCTGGACCAACGGGGTTTTCGACATCCTTCACGCCGGCCACATCACCTACCTCGAGCGCGCCGCCGCCCTCGGCGATGTGCTGGTGGTCGGCCTGAATACCGACGCCTCGGTGCAGCTCAATAAGGGGCCGCTGCGGCCGATCGTGCCGGAACGTGAGCGCGCTCGCCTGTTGGCTGCCCTCGCCTGTGTCGACTATGTGATCCTCTACGGCGACCAGTCCCCGGTCGAGCTGATCGGCCGGCTCAAGCCCGACATTTACGCCAAGGGAGGGGATTATAACCTCGATACCATCAACCAGCCGGAACGGCGGCTGATGGAGCGGCTGGGCGGGCGGATCGAACTGCTGCCGGGCGTCCCCGGGCTCTCGACCTCGGCGATCATCGAACGGATCCTCAAGGCCTATCGGACGTGA
- a CDS encoding AraC family transcriptional regulator, translated as MTRRVVEGVILENLGNPQFCVKRLALILNVSRSYLRKAVHQHFQTSPQKLIQEMRLALATRLLLEGEKIQNVSRHAGYGSDRSFRAAFRRDKGMAPKDFRKVMHAA; from the coding sequence ATGACACGGCGTGTTGTGGAGGGAGTGATCCTTGAAAATCTCGGTAATCCGCAGTTTTGTGTCAAGCGCCTCGCTCTGATATTAAACGTCTCCCGGTCGTATTTGCGCAAGGCCGTCCATCAGCACTTTCAAACCTCGCCGCAAAAGCTCATCCAGGAGATGCGGCTGGCGCTGGCCACCCGCCTGCTGCTTGAGGGCGAAAAGATCCAGAATGTCAGCCGCCACGCCGGCTACGGCTCCGACCGCTCCTTCCGCGCCGCATTCCGCCGCGACAAGGGGATGGCGCCGAAGGATTTCAGAAAAGTGATGCACGCCGCCTGA
- a CDS encoding peptidase domain-containing ABC transporter, with product MIHLRFRYPLVRQYDQLDCGPAALLSVLRWYGGDTTLVRARQLCRTDLQGTTMLDLARAAQRMGFLARGARGTVEELAREQLPCIAHVVLPDGLNHFLVLYKISPRRLLIGDPGKGRYTLSRAAFEKLWLQHAVLLLEPAGNGFHRGGLLHSAKLAPVKGLLREPAPGWLRWIGGYLRRQAAWLQQILFTGLLYTAAGLLTALFVQTLIDRLLPARQMDKLLLLGTALLGVLALRAAVGYLRDRLLVAANKRLSLAVTNDFFAHLFHLPKAFFDSRKTGDITTRIGDSLRIHRTCLMLLQSALLDLLLALGALLFIFYFSRRLGLLTLAMLPLYIGVLWRQARRLKQQQREVMKSHAAVESTYIDSIQGMPEIMSYNAAPAFTRLNQGVFTAFQEQIERLGLQQAGLTLAVGLLAAAMSVSLLALGAWQVMSEELRLGQFMAAYSLLGYILPAITSLVAAFVEFQSAEAAAQRLLDLLLIERESETAEAAGGDPAVVRPPSINPNQESVLSGKDPAGGVDRVQPLDGPATGRRLASTDSAGIPPAAECTAAPGPSAAPFPVVRVEALAFAWPKSPELLRGLSLTIPAGRITGLWGPSGAGKSTLVQLLQRKYTPLAGTIRWEETPITRIGLTELRRRIGVVPQQIKIFNATLAENLLLGRPAASLQEISTRLAELGLSFLPGRFAHGLLTLLGEEGRKLSGGEAQLLALTRALYGKPRLLVIDEGFSAIDADLENALAGIIAEWARHQAVLLITHNLESLRRTGYVYLMREGQIAEEGAPGELLERGGLFRELLWRKNRMLAAAAEGWS from the coding sequence ATGATCCACCTCCGTTTCCGATATCCCCTGGTCCGACAGTATGACCAGCTCGACTGCGGCCCGGCTGCCTTACTCTCGGTGTTGCGCTGGTACGGGGGCGACACGACCCTGGTCCGCGCCCGCCAGCTCTGCCGCACCGACCTTCAGGGTACCACCATGCTCGACCTGGCTCGGGCCGCACAGAGGATGGGCTTTCTTGCCCGCGGCGCACGCGGCACAGTGGAAGAACTCGCCCGCGAGCAGCTCCCTTGCATCGCCCATGTCGTACTCCCCGATGGATTGAATCACTTCCTGGTCCTTTACAAAATATCGCCCAGGCGCCTCCTGATCGGCGACCCCGGTAAGGGCCGTTATACGCTCAGCCGCGCCGCCTTTGAGAAGCTCTGGCTGCAGCATGCCGTCCTCCTCCTCGAGCCCGCCGGCAACGGATTCCACCGCGGCGGGCTGCTGCATTCCGCCAAACTTGCGCCCGTCAAGGGCCTTCTGCGCGAGCCCGCCCCCGGCTGGCTGCGCTGGATCGGCGGCTACCTCCGTCGTCAAGCAGCCTGGCTTCAACAGATCCTCTTCACCGGACTGCTGTATACCGCTGCGGGCCTGCTGACCGCCCTTTTTGTGCAAACCCTCATCGACCGTCTCCTTCCAGCCCGGCAGATGGACAAGCTCCTCCTCCTCGGCACCGCCCTGCTCGGTGTGCTGGCCCTGCGCGCCGCCGTCGGTTACCTCCGCGACCGCCTCCTCGTCGCCGCCAACAAGCGCCTCAGCCTGGCGGTGACCAACGACTTTTTCGCCCACCTTTTTCATCTGCCCAAGGCCTTTTTTGATAGCCGTAAAACCGGTGATATCACCACCCGCATCGGGGACAGCCTGCGCATCCACCGCACCTGTCTGATGCTGCTGCAGAGCGCCCTGCTTGACCTCCTGCTCGCCCTCGGCGCCCTGCTGTTCATCTTTTATTTTTCGCGCCGGCTCGGGCTCCTCACCCTGGCGATGCTGCCCCTCTATATCGGCGTGCTCTGGCGCCAGGCCCGCCGCCTCAAGCAACAGCAGCGCGAAGTGATGAAAAGCCATGCGGCGGTGGAGTCCACCTACATCGACTCCATTCAGGGCATGCCGGAAATCATGAGCTACAACGCCGCGCCCGCCTTCACCCGCCTCAATCAGGGGGTTTTCACGGCCTTTCAGGAACAGATCGAGCGCCTCGGATTGCAGCAGGCGGGATTGACCCTGGCGGTGGGCCTGCTGGCGGCCGCCATGTCGGTGAGCCTGCTAGCCCTCGGCGCCTGGCAGGTGATGTCGGAGGAACTGCGCCTCGGCCAGTTCATGGCCGCCTACTCCCTGCTCGGCTATATCCTGCCCGCGATCACCAGCCTCGTGGCCGCTTTCGTCGAGTTCCAGAGCGCGGAGGCCGCTGCCCAGCGTTTACTGGATCTGCTGCTGATCGAGAGGGAATCCGAGACGGCGGAGGCGGCCGGCGGCGACCCGGCTGTTGTTCGGCCGCCGTCCATTAACCCAAACCAAGAATCCGTTCTGTCGGGAAAGGACCCGGCTGGCGGAGTGGATCGAGTGCAGCCGCTGGATGGGCCTGCCACCGGCCGCAGGCTTGCATCCACGGATTCTGCTGGCATCCCGCCCGCCGCAGAATGCACTGCTGCGCCCGGTCCGTCAGCCGCTCCTTTCCCCGTGGTTCGGGTGGAGGCGCTCGCCTTCGCCTGGCCCAAATCGCCCGAACTGCTGCGCGGCCTCTCGCTGACCATCCCGGCCGGCCGCATCACCGGACTCTGGGGTCCGAGCGGCGCCGGCAAAAGCACTCTGGTCCAGCTGCTGCAGCGCAAATACACGCCGCTCGCCGGGACGATCCGGTGGGAGGAGACCCCGATCACCCGCATCGGGCTCACAGAGCTGCGCCGCCGCATCGGCGTCGTGCCGCAGCAGATCAAGATCTTCAATGCCACCCTGGCGGAGAATCTCCTGTTGGGACGGCCAGCTGCCAGCCTACAGGAGATCAGCACGCGGCTGGCGGAACTGGGCTTATCGTTCCTGCCCGGCCGCTTCGCGCACGGCCTCCTGACGCTGCTCGGCGAAGAGGGGCGCAAGCTTTCAGGAGGAGAGGCCCAGCTACTCGCCCTCACGCGGGCGCTCTATGGAAAGCCGCGCCTGCTGGTGATCGATGAGGGATTCAGCGCTATCGACGCCGATCTGGAGAACGCTCTGGCGGGCATCATTGCGGAGTGGGCGCGGCATCAGGCGGTCCTGCTGATCACCCATAACCTGGAGTCGCTGCGGCGGACGGGGTACGTCTACCTCATGCGCGAGGGCCAGATCGCGGAAGAGGGCGCGCCAGGAGAGCTGCTGGAGCGGGGCGGCCTTTTCCGGGAACTGCTGTGGAGGAAGAACAGGATGCTTGCTGCAGCAGCGGAAGGCTGGTCATGA
- a CDS encoding T9SS type A sorting domain-containing protein codes for MQNGILNASFTWICRSAQPEPAKNQFQLYKYKSFGAPGKDPGQTARPSNKEDHTMNAQKRILAWIAMLSLAFASHGVCDYISNIRMTPSSPACLLFNQKVTLTFDFSVSEAAGTLIFVRPFSGGALTPHYAAHASQSYPAGKGTGTAFFTIMTGDITVDQLRFQLKNADQSKVLLEFFIPVEYHFSAHAIENVHITPDTPSSLLFGQDVNITFDYTTSQPGGVRIFARPMTNGATTPGYGAHGSPLYPVGSGTGSGYFTINSGNALVDHLRLQMYNNDQSQLLIEYFIPVEFHYAAHAIKNIVVSPAAPHCMLFNEHVNLTFDYSTPEPGGVRIFARPFSGSGLPPHYAAHGSPLYPAGSGSGTGYFTITSGNAIVDKIRFQMFNSDQSQLLLELFIPAYYPYFPHKISEVQFEPAPPAYLTSGQKVAIKFNYLANQPGGVRIFARPFSQGGLTPNYAAHGSPLYADGSGSGDGFYEISNLSILVDETRFQMLNADQSQLLLEFFLVSPFYFGNQAITGLHNSHPIEPQTFTLDQNYPNPFNPTTSIHFTIPAQARVSLCIFNSAGEEVAILCSEVLPAGSHTRKWDGTLFPSGVYFYRLQVDGSNVETKKFTLIR; via the coding sequence GTGCAGAATGGAATACTAAACGCATCATTCACCTGGATATGCCGGTCAGCCCAGCCCGAACCAGCTAAAAATCAGTTCCAGCTTTACAAGTACAAATCTTTTGGTGCTCCGGGAAAAGATCCGGGACAAACAGCCAGACCCTCAAACAAGGAGGACCACACCATGAATGCGCAAAAGCGGATTCTAGCATGGATCGCCATGCTGTCGCTGGCGTTTGCTAGCCATGGAGTCTGCGATTATATTTCCAACATCCGCATGACCCCTTCTTCACCGGCTTGCCTCCTTTTCAACCAGAAAGTTACGCTGACCTTCGACTTTTCAGTGAGCGAGGCGGCTGGCACTCTGATTTTTGTACGGCCCTTCTCGGGAGGGGCGCTTACACCCCATTACGCCGCGCACGCATCCCAGTCTTATCCAGCTGGCAAGGGAACGGGAACTGCCTTTTTTACGATCATGACGGGGGATATCACCGTCGATCAGTTGCGATTTCAACTCAAGAACGCGGATCAAAGCAAGGTACTGCTTGAATTCTTTATTCCGGTGGAATACCACTTTTCCGCCCATGCCATCGAAAATGTCCACATTACTCCCGATACGCCCTCGTCATTATTATTCGGGCAGGACGTCAACATCACCTTTGATTATACCACCAGTCAACCCGGGGGGGTACGTATATTCGCGCGCCCGATGACCAATGGTGCAACAACCCCTGGATATGGCGCGCACGGCTCGCCACTCTATCCCGTCGGAAGCGGCACTGGCTCCGGATATTTTACCATCAACTCCGGAAATGCCCTTGTCGATCATCTCCGCCTGCAAATGTATAACAACGACCAGAGCCAACTCCTGATCGAGTATTTTATCCCGGTCGAATTCCACTATGCCGCCCATGCTATCAAAAATATCGTCGTTTCGCCTGCCGCTCCCCATTGCATGCTGTTCAACGAGCACGTCAACCTCACCTTCGATTACAGCACGCCCGAGCCGGGCGGCGTGCGGATTTTCGCACGTCCATTTTCCGGAAGCGGCCTGCCCCCCCACTATGCCGCTCATGGTTCTCCACTATACCCGGCGGGAAGCGGCAGTGGAACAGGATATTTTACAATCACTTCCGGTAATGCCATTGTCGATAAAATCCGTTTCCAGATGTTTAACAGCGATCAGAGCCAACTCCTGCTCGAACTTTTTATTCCTGCTTACTATCCCTATTTCCCGCACAAAATTTCCGAAGTACAATTTGAACCCGCACCACCGGCTTACCTAACATCCGGGCAAAAAGTAGCGATAAAATTCAACTATCTTGCCAATCAGCCGGGAGGCGTGCGCATATTCGCCCGCCCGTTCAGTCAAGGAGGACTCACTCCCAATTATGCGGCCCATGGTTCGCCTCTCTATGCCGATGGCAGCGGGAGTGGAGACGGATTTTATGAGATTTCCAATCTGAGCATTCTTGTCGATGAGACCAGGTTTCAAATGCTCAACGCGGATCAAAGCCAGCTGCTGCTCGAATTTTTCCTCGTTTCACCATTTTATTTTGGCAATCAGGCAATTACCGGCCTGCACAACAGCCATCCAATCGAGCCGCAGACCTTTACGCTGGACCAGAATTACCCTAATCCATTCAATCCCACAACCTCGATACACTTTACTATCCCGGCACAGGCCCGGGTTTCGCTGTGCATTTTCAACAGTGCCGGCGAAGAGGTGGCCATTCTCTGTTCGGAGGTGCTGCCCGCTGGATCCCATACCAGAAAATGGGATGGGACACTCTTCCCGAGCGGCGTTTATTTCTATCGATTACAGGTCGATGGCAGCAACGTGGAAACCAAAAAATTTACCCTGATCAGGTAA